A single genomic interval of Hyphomicrobium methylovorum harbors:
- a CDS encoding WcaF family extracellular polysaccharide biosynthesis acetyltransferase: MRLDLYRSGALDRGRARWVEAVWLIVQWLFVRSAIPGSAHRRLLLRLFGAQIGTSVVIKPGLRVKFPWRLEVGDHTWLGEDVWIDNLAHVRIGAHCCVSQGAYLCTGSHDWASPEFTLLVRPISVSDHVWLAAKCIVGPGVSVAVGSILTLGSVATRDLAPWSIYSGTPALKVRVRRREADTECTTQSYCL; the protein is encoded by the coding sequence ATGCGGCTCGATCTCTATCGGAGTGGCGCTCTGGATCGCGGACGCGCGCGTTGGGTGGAAGCCGTCTGGCTTATCGTGCAATGGCTCTTTGTTCGATCGGCTATTCCTGGGAGCGCGCATCGGCGTTTGTTGTTGCGTTTGTTCGGAGCGCAGATCGGAACGTCTGTCGTCATCAAGCCGGGACTGCGCGTCAAATTTCCGTGGCGGCTTGAAGTGGGGGATCATACGTGGCTCGGTGAAGACGTCTGGATTGATAATCTCGCGCATGTTCGCATCGGCGCGCACTGTTGCGTCTCGCAGGGGGCGTATCTTTGCACCGGCAGCCACGATTGGGCATCGCCGGAGTTTACACTGCTCGTTCGGCCCATATCTGTTTCGGATCACGTGTGGCTCGCCGCCAAATGCATTGTCGGCCCAGGAGTTTCAGTTGCAGTTGGAAGCATACTGACGTTGGGAAGCGTTGCGACGCGCGACCTAGCGCCTTGGTCGATCTATTCAGGAACTCCCGCGCTCAAAGTGCGCGTGAGGCGCCGAGAAGCGGACACAGAATGCACAACGCAATCCTATTGTCTCTGA
- a CDS encoding YdcF family protein: MFHVISRVAFFIVQPSNLALISLLVGLALLRLRPRTGRWLIGGGLTWIIVAGFLPVGNVLVLSLENRFAARQPSPPTSGVTGIIILGGFEDGWVTAGRGGLGLNEAAERLTEALRIARSLPDAKVVFTGGVGALFDREHGGDAVRDFLVDAGISPDRILIETESRDTYENAAFTRRMVGASPNDTWLLVTSAYHMPRAMGAFRQAGFEVTAFPVDFRTRGSEDLLRPFSTFSAGLARADLAAKEWLGLVAYWVTGRSSSLFPGPDDAASAKSAR; this comes from the coding sequence ATGTTTCACGTCATATCGAGGGTTGCGTTCTTCATTGTGCAGCCATCCAACCTCGCGCTGATAAGCCTGCTTGTTGGCCTCGCCCTACTACGTCTTCGACCAAGGACGGGACGCTGGCTTATTGGAGGAGGGCTGACATGGATCATCGTCGCGGGCTTTCTGCCGGTTGGTAATGTTCTGGTTCTCTCTCTCGAGAATCGCTTCGCCGCGCGCCAACCATCGCCGCCGACTTCGGGCGTTACCGGCATAATCATCCTTGGCGGATTTGAGGATGGCTGGGTTACTGCTGGGCGCGGCGGGCTTGGCTTGAACGAAGCTGCCGAGCGACTAACCGAGGCCTTGCGCATCGCTCGAAGTTTGCCGGACGCAAAGGTTGTATTCACCGGCGGCGTCGGTGCTCTGTTTGATCGCGAGCATGGGGGAGATGCCGTCCGGGATTTTCTGGTGGATGCGGGGATATCGCCGGATCGCATTCTGATCGAAACGGAATCGCGTGACACGTATGAGAACGCCGCTTTCACGCGGCGAATGGTGGGCGCATCGCCAAACGACACGTGGCTTCTCGTGACGTCTGCGTATCACATGCCGCGCGCGATGGGTGCGTTTCGGCAGGCGGGCTTCGAGGTGACTGCATTTCCGGTCGATTTTCGAACGCGCGGCTCGGAAGATCTGCTGCGGCCGTTCTCTACGTTTTCGGCTGGCCTCGCGCGGGCGGATCTTGCCGCGAAGGAATGGCTTGGACTCGTAGCCTATTGGGTCACTGGCCGCAGTTCATCGCTGTTTCCTGGACCTGACGATGCCGCTAGCGCGAAGTCGGCGCGCTAG
- a CDS encoding glycosyltransferase family 4 protein: protein MLSDLAFGIAERGADVSVVTSRLRYSGGDDLLPKRERISGVETIRMATSNFGRHGLLLRAIDYLTFYISAIFALLRILRAGDVLVAMTDPPMLAVIAVPIARLRGARVIVWSQDLFPEVAEALSVFGSQGRTVFSALRFIRNASHRRADMNVVIGELMANRLAATGAPASRISVIPNWADCKELRPVDGDRNPLRDAWGLKGCFVVGYSGNLGRAHDVETLLSAAALIEARNSIATWPAIRWLFIGGGHLFSEAAREADARGLRSVSFQPYQPRQRLPQSLGAADVHLVILRPELEGLIVPSKFYGIAAAGRASIFIGAPDGEIARVIRQHKCGLHVQMGDAEALANAVLQLMNAREETKRMGERARLACEAYYDKAHAIRSWASILGLNVSGEPSDQAEQIDLNIPAA from the coding sequence ATGCTTTCTGATCTTGCGTTTGGCATTGCTGAACGCGGTGCGGACGTGAGCGTTGTTACCAGCCGCCTTCGCTACTCTGGCGGCGACGATCTTTTGCCGAAGCGCGAGCGAATATCAGGTGTCGAAACGATCCGAATGGCGACGTCAAATTTCGGACGGCATGGACTTCTGTTGCGCGCAATCGATTATTTGACGTTCTATATTTCGGCAATTTTTGCGTTGCTCCGGATACTGCGCGCAGGCGACGTTCTTGTTGCGATGACGGATCCGCCGATGCTGGCGGTCATCGCTGTTCCGATCGCGCGACTGCGCGGTGCGCGCGTCATCGTCTGGTCGCAAGATCTGTTTCCTGAAGTGGCTGAAGCGCTCTCAGTCTTCGGTTCGCAGGGTCGGACGGTGTTTTCCGCGCTTCGCTTTATCCGCAACGCTTCGCATCGGCGTGCAGATATGAACGTCGTCATCGGTGAACTTATGGCAAACCGCCTTGCCGCGACCGGCGCTCCTGCGTCACGCATTTCCGTCATTCCGAATTGGGCGGATTGCAAAGAGTTGAGACCGGTCGACGGCGATCGCAATCCATTGCGCGACGCGTGGGGGCTCAAAGGGTGTTTTGTCGTGGGGTACTCGGGCAATCTGGGGCGCGCGCATGATGTGGAGACTCTTCTCTCTGCGGCGGCGCTGATCGAAGCACGAAACTCGATAGCAACGTGGCCTGCGATCCGGTGGCTGTTCATCGGAGGCGGGCACCTTTTCTCCGAAGCAGCTCGCGAAGCCGACGCGCGCGGATTGCGTTCTGTTTCCTTTCAGCCGTACCAACCGCGTCAACGCTTGCCGCAGAGTCTTGGCGCAGCCGACGTGCATCTGGTGATCCTCAGGCCCGAGCTCGAAGGCTTGATCGTTCCCAGTAAATTCTACGGAATCGCTGCAGCGGGGCGAGCATCAATCTTTATTGGTGCGCCGGATGGTGAAATCGCGCGCGTGATCCGCCAGCATAAGTGCGGGCTTCATGTCCAGATGGGTGACGCTGAAGCGCTTGCGAATGCGGTACTTCAATTGATGAATGCGCGCGAGGAGACGAAACGAATGGGGGAGCGGGCGCGTCTGGCTTGCGAAGCGTATTACGACAAAGCTCACGCCATTCGATCGTGGGCTTCAATTCTCGGCCTTAATGTGAGCGGAGAACCTTCAGATCAAGCGGAGCAGATTGATCTGAACATACCCGCTGCTTAA
- the nusG gene encoding transcription termination/antitermination protein NusG, with protein MDVSAPVLDRQPVVRAHCPDWLVIQTHSNREALAAENLRNQFYDVYAPVISKLARHARQTREVRRPLFPGYIFVARHTPAMQWRAIRSTIGVRSIITNGNTPSTLANSFIATLQDREVSGVIARAAAPRELGDVVRLARGPFEGLAATIVALGEHDRLVVLMNLLNGAVRVQVSEDQLSAV; from the coding sequence ATGGACGTATCCGCACCCGTTCTCGATCGTCAGCCTGTGGTTCGCGCGCATTGTCCCGATTGGCTCGTTATTCAAACGCATTCGAATCGGGAAGCGCTCGCAGCGGAGAACCTGCGTAATCAATTCTACGATGTGTACGCGCCCGTCATCAGCAAGCTTGCGCGCCACGCGCGGCAAACGCGAGAAGTGCGCCGCCCGCTGTTTCCCGGCTATATCTTTGTAGCCCGCCACACGCCCGCGATGCAGTGGCGCGCAATCCGAAGCACGATCGGCGTGAGATCAATCATCACGAACGGAAACACGCCGAGTACTCTCGCGAATTCGTTCATCGCCACGTTGCAAGACCGTGAAGTAAGTGGCGTCATCGCGCGCGCGGCCGCGCCGCGGGAATTGGGTGACGTGGTGCGCCTGGCGCGCGGTCCTTTCGAAGGGCTAGCCGCAACTATCGTAGCGCTGGGGGAACACGACCGCCTTGTCGTTCTGATGAATTTGCTGAACGGTGCCGTGAGGGTCCAGGTATCCGAAGATCAGCTTTCGGCAGTTTGA
- a CDS encoding IS1595 family transposase, with amino-acid sequence MNITDPVFHDESKAREFLELQRWPHGPVCPFCKEQKNVVRLCGEAAKKGLVLCRPCRKKFSVTVGTVMERSHIPLTKWLMGFRLMASSKKGISAHQMHRMMGITYKTAWFLNHRIREAMGLPVSSGPIGGEGKIVEVDETFVGGKKKNVHKGKPEPKKYPVIALIERDGEMRVRHVANVTQKTFREVLFTQADRKSILMTDDSTWSRQAGKSYAQHETVKHSLGEYVSKGGISHIQTAESFFSLLKRGIMGSFHSVSEAHLQRYADEFAFRWNHRDVDDETRANEIIKATAGKRLTYRPSDEASNQ; translated from the coding sequence ATCAACATCACTGATCCTGTCTTTCATGATGAAAGCAAAGCCCGCGAGTTCTTAGAGCTTCAGCGCTGGCCTCATGGTCCGGTTTGCCCCTTCTGCAAGGAACAGAAGAACGTCGTCCGCCTCTGTGGCGAAGCCGCTAAGAAAGGACTCGTTCTCTGCCGTCCCTGCCGTAAGAAGTTTTCCGTCACGGTCGGAACCGTCATGGAGCGCTCTCATATCCCCTTGACCAAGTGGCTCATGGGCTTCCGCCTTATGGCGTCCAGCAAGAAGGGCATCAGCGCGCATCAGATGCACCGCATGATGGGCATCACCTACAAAACCGCTTGGTTCCTGAACCACCGGATTCGCGAGGCCATGGGTCTTCCTGTCTCGTCAGGACCCATTGGAGGCGAAGGCAAGATCGTTGAGGTCGATGAAACGTTTGTCGGTGGCAAAAAGAAGAACGTTCACAAGGGTAAGCCTGAGCCCAAGAAGTACCCTGTCATTGCGCTCATTGAACGTGATGGCGAAATGCGCGTCCGCCACGTTGCCAACGTCACTCAGAAGACATTCCGCGAAGTTCTGTTCACTCAGGCCGACCGCAAGTCAATCCTGATGACGGATGACAGCACTTGGTCGCGTCAGGCTGGCAAATCCTACGCCCAGCACGAAACCGTCAAGCACTCCCTTGGCGAGTACGTCAGCAAGGGCGGCATCTCGCACATCCAGACGGCAGAGAGCTTCTTCTCTCTGCTGAAGCGCGGGATCATGGGATCATTCCACTCGGTGTCCGAAGCCCACTTACAGCGCTACGCTGACGAATTTGCATTCCGTTGGAACCATCGTGACGTGGACGATGAAACCCGTGCCAACGAAATCATCAAGGCGACGGCTGGCAAGCGTCTGACCTATCGGCCGTCTGACGAAGCCTCGAACCAATAA
- a CDS encoding DUF1971 domain-containing protein: MAVLPENVSLYRTTAVFTAQTVPAGLLANHTTKAGVWAQLKVVKGTVQYFVEGAEQVELRPGSPGIIEPQQVHHIRPSEDAEFFIEFFR, from the coding sequence ATGGCTGTATTGCCGGAGAACGTATCCCTGTATCGAACAACCGCGGTGTTCACCGCACAGACGGTTCCCGCTGGTTTGCTCGCGAACCACACGACAAAGGCTGGTGTATGGGCGCAGCTGAAAGTGGTGAAAGGCACTGTTCAGTATTTTGTTGAAGGCGCCGAGCAAGTCGAATTGCGACCCGGCTCGCCCGGGATCATCGAACCCCAACAGGTTCATCACATCCGCCCTTCGGAGGATGCCGAATTCTTTATCGAGTTCTTCCGATAG
- the msrB gene encoding peptide-methionine (R)-S-oxide reductase MsrB: MTTYTRDPDAIARLTPEQYRVTQQSGTERPGTGEYLDNKRSGIYVDIVSGEPLFASSDKFESGCGWPSFTKPIEAANVSELSDISHGMVRTEVRSTHGGSHLGHVFPDGPRDRGGLRYCINSASLRFVPREAMEAEGYGAYLDQVEDVA; this comes from the coding sequence ATGACGACCTATACGCGTGATCCGGACGCCATTGCGCGGCTTACACCGGAACAATATCGCGTGACGCAGCAGAGCGGGACGGAGCGTCCGGGAACCGGCGAATACCTCGATAACAAGCGATCTGGGATCTACGTCGACATCGTATCCGGCGAGCCGTTGTTCGCGTCGTCCGACAAGTTTGAATCGGGCTGCGGCTGGCCGAGCTTTACGAAGCCGATCGAGGCGGCCAACGTCAGCGAATTGAGCGACATTTCGCATGGCATGGTTCGAACGGAAGTACGTTCGACGCATGGTGGCAGCCACCTCGGGCATGTGTTTCCGGATGGGCCGCGCGATCGGGGCGGGCTGCGTTACTGCATCAATTCCGCGTCACTGCGTTTCGTCCCGCGCGAAGCCATGGAAGCGGAAGGGTATGGCGCATACCTCGATCAGGTCGAGGATGTCGCGTAG
- the msrA gene encoding peptide-methionine (S)-S-oxide reductase MsrA yields MFAKSRIAMPSADAAPKGRATPILPASAEHYLFSRPLHGPYPEGLETAVFGLGCFWGAERLFWQLGDGIWITAPGYAGGFTPNPTYDEVCTGRTGHTEVVVVVFDPKVLPYERLLQTFWEAHDPTQGFRQGNDVGTQYRSAIYTTTPEQFATAMASKRVYEAAIAAKGYGGITTEIEEAGDVFLAEEYHQQYLAKVPNGYCGLRGTGIACPMPAAGSND; encoded by the coding sequence ATGTTCGCAAAATCCCGCATCGCGATGCCTTCGGCTGACGCCGCCCCCAAGGGCCGTGCGACGCCGATCTTGCCCGCGTCCGCTGAGCACTACCTGTTCTCGCGCCCGCTACACGGCCCTTACCCCGAGGGTCTCGAAACGGCGGTGTTTGGGCTGGGGTGCTTCTGGGGCGCGGAGCGGCTTTTCTGGCAACTCGGCGACGGCATCTGGATCACCGCGCCGGGGTATGCCGGAGGCTTCACGCCGAACCCGACCTATGACGAGGTGTGCACCGGCAGAACCGGGCATACCGAGGTTGTCGTTGTCGTGTTCGACCCGAAGGTCCTGCCGTATGAGCGGTTGTTGCAGACCTTTTGGGAGGCGCACGACCCGACGCAAGGTTTCCGTCAAGGTAACGACGTCGGGACGCAGTATCGCTCCGCGATCTACACGACCACGCCTGAGCAATTCGCGACTGCGATGGCATCGAAGCGCGTTTACGAGGCCGCGATTGCCGCCAAAGGTTACGGCGGTATCACGACCGAGATCGAAGAGGCGGGCGACGTCTTTCTCGCTGAGGAGTATCACCAGCAGTATTTGGCGAAGGTTCCGAATGGATACTGCGGGCTGCGCGGAACGGGCATCGCCTGCCCGATGCCCGCGGCGGGGTCTAACGACTAA
- the mepA gene encoding penicillin-insensitive murein endopeptidase, which translates to MKAARLFASPFVLCLIGFGLVEGGGVWPVAPAFADQQKSASTPEPKPASPADTKPAAETATDASASDSSLPGFVPQNHSLSFGSEGDGSEEPDGKAASESDAKPGSSGSTQRAISIEVEPIPSETASVGKDETLPEWPEFVGAKNLFGKAKKPAPMAARAIGYYSRGCLSGAVPLPIDGPAWQEMRLSRNRNWGHPSLIALVKKLAIESQKEDGWPGLLVGDISQPRGGPMLTGHASHQVGLDADIWLTPMPNRRLSYKEREELEATSMLDKTGVAVDPKVFTGGQAALIKRAASYPEVERIFVHPAIKKALCEGAGTDRLWLSKVRPYYGHYYHFHIRTKCPPDFAGCKPQFPTTNEDGCGKEVDWWLSRVIPAKTPAVPPPVAEKPGIKLKPPKPPLMLSELPSECRALLASKPDPVTVPKAALLTHVAVKKALAQAAAARLAFAKATGLVPANAHEAAKSPALRPHIDHTVSADKNKKK; encoded by the coding sequence ATGAAGGCCGCAAGGCTGTTCGCGTCGCCATTCGTTCTATGCTTGATCGGGTTCGGCCTGGTCGAGGGCGGCGGCGTGTGGCCCGTCGCACCTGCATTTGCGGATCAGCAAAAATCCGCGTCGACGCCTGAACCGAAGCCCGCTTCGCCAGCAGATACAAAACCGGCCGCTGAGACCGCAACGGACGCATCGGCGTCGGATTCAAGTCTTCCGGGGTTCGTTCCGCAGAATCACAGTCTGTCCTTCGGAAGCGAGGGTGACGGCAGCGAGGAACCAGACGGCAAAGCTGCTTCCGAATCCGACGCCAAACCTGGGTCGTCCGGATCGACACAGCGCGCCATTTCGATTGAAGTCGAGCCTATCCCGTCAGAGACAGCGAGCGTCGGCAAAGACGAAACGCTGCCCGAGTGGCCGGAATTCGTCGGTGCGAAGAATCTTTTCGGCAAAGCGAAGAAGCCAGCGCCGATGGCCGCGCGCGCAATCGGTTACTACTCACGCGGATGCCTGTCCGGGGCTGTGCCGCTGCCGATCGACGGACCCGCTTGGCAAGAGATGCGGCTGTCGCGCAATCGAAATTGGGGTCATCCGTCCTTAATCGCACTCGTCAAGAAGTTGGCGATCGAATCCCAGAAGGAAGATGGCTGGCCCGGCCTTCTCGTGGGAGACATTTCGCAACCGCGCGGCGGCCCGATGCTGACCGGACACGCCAGCCATCAAGTCGGTCTCGACGCCGACATCTGGCTCACGCCGATGCCCAACCGGCGCCTTTCCTACAAGGAGCGCGAAGAGCTCGAGGCAACATCGATGCTCGACAAGACGGGCGTTGCCGTCGATCCCAAAGTTTTCACCGGCGGACAGGCGGCGCTCATCAAGCGCGCGGCGTCCTATCCCGAGGTCGAGCGGATATTCGTCCACCCGGCGATCAAAAAGGCCCTATGCGAAGGCGCGGGAACGGATCGGTTGTGGCTCAGCAAGGTGCGTCCGTACTATGGGCACTACTATCATTTCCACATCCGCACGAAATGCCCGCCCGATTTCGCGGGCTGCAAACCGCAATTCCCGACGACGAACGAGGATGGCTGCGGCAAGGAAGTCGACTGGTGGCTGTCCAGAGTGATCCCTGCGAAAACGCCAGCCGTACCGCCGCCGGTCGCTGAGAAACCCGGCATCAAACTGAAGCCGCCGAAGCCGCCTTTGATGTTGTCGGAGCTTCCGAGCGAATGTCGCGCGCTGCTCGCCTCTAAACCGGATCCCGTGACAGTTCCGAAGGCCGCCTTGTTGACTCACGTTGCCGTTAAGAAGGCGCTCGCTCAAGCAGCGGCGGCGCGGCTGGCCTTCGCAAAGGCCACTGGGCTAGTTCCGGCCAATGCCCATGAAGCAGCGAAAAGTCCTGCGCTGCGGCCGCATATCGACCACACGGTCTCTGCGGACAAGAACAAGAAGAAATAG
- a CDS encoding alpha/beta fold hydrolase — translation MTFKIEAGPASAPYHLILAHGAGAGVSSPFFAAMSELLGARGLRVTCFEFAYMEQRRDGGKRRPPPRMEKLFPEYLDVVREIAQQANGAQTIVIGGKSMGGRVASMIADDLYDQRQIAGLVCLGYPFHPPGKPEALRTDHLVSLKTPALIVQGERDPFGNQSEIEAMTLSSSIAFRWIGDGDHDFGPRGASGFTRKGNLAEAADAVAAFVLGLDSVR, via the coding sequence TTGACGTTCAAAATCGAGGCGGGGCCTGCGTCCGCGCCCTACCATCTTATTCTGGCCCACGGGGCGGGAGCTGGCGTTTCCTCGCCCTTTTTTGCGGCGATGTCCGAACTTCTCGGTGCGCGGGGCTTAAGGGTTACGTGCTTTGAATTCGCTTACATGGAGCAACGTCGCGACGGGGGGAAACGGCGACCGCCTCCGCGCATGGAAAAATTGTTCCCGGAATACCTCGATGTGGTGCGCGAAATTGCGCAGCAAGCGAACGGTGCGCAAACCATCGTTATCGGCGGCAAATCGATGGGCGGGCGCGTTGCGAGCATGATCGCGGACGATCTTTACGATCAGCGCCAAATCGCGGGTCTCGTATGTCTCGGATACCCGTTTCATCCGCCAGGGAAGCCTGAAGCGCTTCGCACCGATCACCTCGTCTCGCTCAAAACGCCAGCGCTCATCGTGCAGGGCGAACGCGATCCTTTCGGCAATCAGAGTGAAATTGAGGCTATGACCCTCTCTTCATCGATCGCATTTCGCTGGATCGGCGATGGCGACCATGATTTTGGTCCGCGCGGCGCATCCGGCTTCACGCGTAAAGGTAACCTTGCTGAGGCGGCCGACGCCGTTGCGGCATTTGTTTTGGGGCTCGACAGCGTCCGTTGA